Within Paenibacillus sabinae T27, the genomic segment TCCCGAGGAGGAACTGCCGAAGCCGGTCATCGCCATATCCATGATTTTGTTCTTGGCTTTGTCGGCTGCGCCGGATTGCCCCAGAAATGGAATGAACATATTGCGCTTCTTGGACATAAGCATACTGGTGGTGGCGCCCAGCATAACTCCCCATAAAAATGACGAAGTCTTCACATTTATTACCTCCTTGTGTGGTAAAATCATGACTAGTGTTCGCGGAAAGTATCCGCCTCATACAGCCTAACGACAGGAAAGCGAGTTGAAATAAGTGGGTAAACAGACAGCAGCGCTGCTGATGGCCGCCTTGCTGCTGACATCGTGCAGCGGCGCGGGCGGCGGAGCGGATAACGCGGCGGCCCCCGAGGGGACTTCCGCGGCTGCGACGCAAAGCGCGATCGCTTCTTCCGCTCCCGCCGGGACCGCGACGGCAGCACCCGCCGATTCTCCGCAGGCATCCGATTCAGGCAACGACGCGGCTGCTTCGCCTGCTGCGCCCGGGTCTTCGGAGCCAGCAGCAACAGCCTCCGCAGGACCTTCCGCCACCCCCACGGATGCGGGTAAGCAATCCGCAAGCGGGATGAATGCCGATGTGCCGGTCCTGTATCATATGAACAAGAACTACGACATCAAGCCGAATGAGGAAAGTACGAACAAAAAGATCGTCCTGCTGACTTTTGACGACGGTCCTAAGGAAGCCAAGACGATCAATGCCATCTTCGACACGCTGGAGAAGCATCACGCCAAGGCGATCTTTTTCGTCAACGGCTACCGGATCAAGGAGCATCCGGAGCTGCTGAAGCTGATTCAGCAGCGCGGCGGAATCATCGGCAATCACAGCTGGGATCATATCGTTCTGAAGGACAAACCGTATGCGGAAGTCAAACAGCAGATCGAGGATGTGCAGAGAATCGTCAAGAAAGTGACCGGGGAAACGCCCGTATTCTTCCGTCCTCCGCACGGCGCGGGCGGCGATGTTGGCAGGAAGGTTGCGGCCGAGAACGGCCTGCTGTACATGACCTGGTCTAACGGTTCGCTGGACTGGACAATGAGCGAGAAGGAAGAGAATAAAACGGGGAAAATCGTCAAGAATGTTACCAGTCAGCTGCACTCCGGCAGCAATATTCTCATGCATGAGCTTCCGTGGACAACCGAAGCGCTTGACACGCTGCTGACAACGCTCGAAGGCAAGGGCTACAGCTTTGTCGACCCTCGCAGCATCGAGCTGGGCACGCGATAATCGAAAAGACGCCTTGTTCCATAATGGAACAAGACGCCTTTTTTTGTTAACGTGTTTTCGGCCGAGGAAATAAGCTTTCGAGCGATTTTCGGGCGGCGTCATCAATCAAGCGCTGTCATTTCCAGGCGCCCTTCCGCCTCAGCGTCAGAATATTAAGCTCGGCCGGGCTGTTCCAGCGCAGCGGCAAATGGGCGGTACCGAATCCCCGGCTGATCAGCAGCTTGGCTTTTTTTCCCGTACCGTCACCTTTGGGCCACAGGAACATTCCGGCCGAATAAATATGGTAAAAAGCTTCCACATGTCTTCGGCCGATATAGGGCAAAACCACCTGCCCCCCGTGCGTATGGCCGGAAAGGACGAGATCGGCAGGGACGGTCTTCCGCTTCAGCAGCCACATCGGATCATGAACAAGGATAATCCGGCATTCCTTCTCTTTGCCCGAAGGCAGGTCCGGAAGCGGAGCATAGGCGACTTTGCCGCCAGTTCTAGGGTAGTCTACGCCGGTGAGCCAAAGCTGCGCTCCTTCCGTTGTCAGCGGAATGTTCTCGTCCGCCAGAAGCCGGACCCCGCTGTGTTCGAGTATGCGGTCAACCTCGCCGATATCCGCCTTGTAATCATGGTTGCCGTGCACGGCGTAGACAGGCCCGATCGAAGCGAGCAGCGCCATATTCGCCCGGAGACGCTGAAGAGGACAATTCTTCTCCGTCATATCGCCGCCCACCAGCACAACGTCCACTTTGCCCTTCAAGCCGGACAGCAGCTTATGCGGAAGGCTCCGGCGATGAATATCGGTCACGAGCAGGATTCGATAACCGTCGAACGGTACGGGGAGCGTATCCAGTGCAATTTCAGTCTCAGTTAGACGGCTGCGAAATGCTTCGGCCAGCATAACCGTGCCGATCGTGGTCAGACAGGCTGCGGCCAGAAGCAAAACCCAAACCGCTACCATAGCGTCCTCAGCGGCGGGGCGCCTTTGATTCCCCACCATACCAGCAGGATCAGGAGCATCATAAACAGTACGTTCAGCGAATTGACAAACAGCTTGCTGAGTCTGACCCGTTCCGAACGATAGGTTGCGGATCGGGACGGGGCGGATTGCTCCTCTTCCTCCCCCGGTCTGGGGCGGTCCGCCCTCTTTCTTCCTCTTGGGGCCGTGGTTTTCCGGCCTTCCTGCCCGGTTTTACGGCCAGCAGAGGTGCTTTTACGGGAACGGGAGAGGGTTGGCGAGGACGTCTGTTCTTTTTTCTTTGAGGCGGAAGCTTCCGCTTTGCCCGCGTTTTTTTCATGGATACCGGATGTTTCCTTGCGGATCTTTTTGTTCTTGCGTGACTTTATCCGGCTGAGCTCTTCACTCATGACTCCCTCCTGTAGCGAATCACCAATCCTGAGAACAGGTCAATGATAAAATGGCATAATATCGGTGCCCAGATCGTTCCGGAATAAATATAAATCAGTCCAAGTCCGTAGCTGCTCGCAAACACCCAGCCGGTCGGAATCCAGTGCCTCAGGTAACGGACATGGATAATGGCGAACAGAATGCTTGTCCAATAGGGCCCGAAGGCATACTGTACCGCTCCTCGAAAGAGCAGCTCTTCACAGACCGACACGATGGCGGCAATGAGCGCAATATGCCAGATCGGCCTTCCCCGGAACAACAGCTCGTTAATCCCGCCGTCATCCATCGTTTCTTCGGGGACAATATAGGTTAACACGAAGTCCACGATGAGCATAATGACCGCCAGACCTAGGCCCCAGGCCGCAAAACGGGCACCCTCGGGAAAATTTAATATGTGAAAGGGGTTTCTTTTCTGAAATAATATCCACACCAAACCGATAATAAGAGTAATAGCCTGCGTGAAATAGAGATTAACAAGCAGCAGCCGGTCGGTTAACTGCTCCGGGGTTGCCTTTTTTACTTTTATATCGCCGAATTTAAATTTTTTCATTCATAACCTGCCTGTTCTATAATAGTGTTTTCCGGATGCTTCATCCTCAATTTATCTTTACTGAAAAAGGAGCCGTCGCTTATGAATCGCCGCACATCCCAATCCCCGCTGCTGTACACCCTCGGATTTTTGTTCTGCCTGATCCTTATCTTTGCCGTGTTCTTTACCGGAGTAAGGGTCGGGGCCGACAAGGTCGAGGCCAAATACGAGAAATCGAACGCCAATGCACAATTGGAAAAAAGCTACACCTCATACCGCCAGACGGATCTCGTCACCTTCTATCATAACGTATTTTCGCCATATCGGGAATTCAAGCGGAGCTGGAATGAGAAGGTAAGTCTATTGGCCGGAGGCGCCGATAACAGCTCGAATATCCTTAAGAGTCTTCGCTCGCTCGCGGATGATGCCTACGCGCAAGTCAATCAGGCCTCGCTCTTCCCCGACTCTCCTCTTCTTGAGCGGGGTCAGCTCAATATTCTGAAGAGCCTGCGTCTCTTCTCCGAGGCTGCGAATCAGGCGTCCGGGATCTCCGGAGGAGCCCAGGCGGCGAAGACGCTCAGAAGCGGTGAGTTTGCGGAGGGCGCGGTTAAATTCGGACTTTTGGGCCAGAGCAATTATTATAACTCGATGCTGAAATGGGGTTCCCAGACGAATTCTTCCATCCCTTCCGAAACGGGGAATCCGAAGGTGGTTTCAATTGGCGAGTGGAAGAAGATGCCTCTTCTGCTCAAGAACGCTACAATCGCGGAAATCCTGTTGAACCGCGGCGTTTTTGCGGATTATGATCCGCAGGACGTAACAGCCAAGATCGACAACCTGATCCATTCTGGCACAGCAGAATCCCTTAAGCTGACCAGCATCCAGGGTGCGACCTCCTTGCTGATATCGACCGACGCCTTCGGGGAGCGGGATTTCTCCAAGTGGCGCAATCAATACTACGGCAACGAGACGCTTCCCGAGCTTCCGTTCTTCTACGACTAAGCCGGCTAATGCATCATATCACAATTATCCGTTAAAATTCTATTGACACATGTCGCATGGCCATGTTACATTTATGAAAAATTAATCAAGCATAAAGCGATGATGGAACAAAGTTACTGAAGGTCTTCAGAGAGCCGGCGGGTGGTGCAAGCCGGTGACGGACGGTAGTCTTTAGCGCTCCTGAGATATTGTGTTGAACTTTAGTAGGCACAATCGGATCATCTCCGTTACCAGTGTTCCTGTTTACAGGAAATAAGGCTGTATCTGTAAAATGATGCAGTGAATTAGGGTGGTACCACGATACTCTCGTCCCTTACTGTGGAAGCAGTATGGGGTCGGGAGTTTTTTATTGCCAGCCTTGTATCTTTACTGGTCGCCCGGAAGGCATACCTTCATTTCAGGCCTTGCTCCAGCTTTGGTCTTTGCTGCGGTACCGCGTTGACGCTTGCCTGAAAATGCGGTATGATCGCCTTCTCCTGTGATAATAATGGCTTTAGGTAATACGGAGAGCCCCATTAGGGCCTCCTCAAAATATAAAGTGTTTTACACATTTAAGGAGGAAAAAGAAAAGCATGTTTAAAATTTTGGTATCGGACCCGATCAGTGATCTGGGCATCCAACAGCTGACGGAAGCAAGCGACGTAACGGTAGACAAGAAGACGGGACTCAGCGAAGACGAACTGATTGCCATTATCGGTGAATACGACGGTCTGCTCGTTCGTTCCCAGACAACTGTTACGGACAAAATCATTGAAGCCGGGTCCAAGCTGAAGGTTATCGGACGCGCAGGTGTCGGCGTGGACAATATCAATCTGGAAGCAGCTACCAAACGCGGCGTTGTTGTTATCAATGCTCCCGACGGCAACACCATCACGACCTGTGAGCATGCTTTCGCCATGATGATGGCCCTTGCCCGTCACATTCCTCAAGCCTATGCGAAGACAATTACCGGTGTGTGGGATAAAAAATCGTTCCTCGGTGTCGAACTTCGCGGCAAGTCGCTCGGCGTTCTCGGCATGGGCCGGATCGGCAGCGAAGTCGCCAAACGCGCCAAAGCGTTCGGCATGAATATTTTGGCCTATGACCCGTTCCTGACGGCAGACCGGGCGGAAAAGCTGGAAGTCAAGCTGGCATCCGTTGACGACATCGTTCGGGGCGCAGACTTCATTACGGTTCATACGCCGCTGACGCCGCAAACCCGCCATATGATTTCCCGGCCGCAGTTTGAGGTTATGAAGAAAGGCATGCGCATCGTCAACTGTGCCCGCGGCGGCGTCATTGACGAAGGAGCGCTCGTGGAAGCCATCGATGCCGGCATCGTAGCCGGAGCCGCATTCGACGTATTTGAGAAGGAGCCGCCGGAAGCGGATCACCCTTTCCTGACCCATCCGAAGATCATCGTCACTCCTCACCTTGGCGCATCCACCGTGGAAGCGCAGGAGAACGTGGCTATCGACGTGTCCGAGCAAGTGCTGCATATTTTGCGGAGCGAGCCGTTTATCAATGCCGTCAACATTCCGCCGGTTGCGCCGAGCGTGATGAACAAGCTGCAGCCTTACTTTAATCTTGGCGAGAAGCTTGGCAGCTTCGCTTCGCAAATTACGAAGGGCGTTATCAACGAAATTCATCTTGAATTTGCCGGCGATCTTGCTGATGTCGATACTCAGCCGCTGAACCGTTACATTGTTAAAGGCGTGCTGTCCCGCCAC encodes:
- a CDS encoding metallophosphoesterase; protein product: MVAVWVLLLAAACLTTIGTVMLAEAFRSRLTETEIALDTLPVPFDGYRILLVTDIHRRSLPHKLLSGLKGKVDVVLVGGDMTEKNCPLQRLRANMALLASIGPVYAVHGNHDYKADIGEVDRILEHSGVRLLADENIPLTTEGAQLWLTGVDYPRTGGKVAYAPLPDLPSGKEKECRIILVHDPMWLLKRKTVPADLVLSGHTHGGQVVLPYIGRRHVEAFYHIYSAGMFLWPKGDGTGKKAKLLISRGFGTAHLPLRWNSPAELNILTLRRKGAWK
- the serA gene encoding phosphoglycerate dehydrogenase, giving the protein MFKILVSDPISDLGIQQLTEASDVTVDKKTGLSEDELIAIIGEYDGLLVRSQTTVTDKIIEAGSKLKVIGRAGVGVDNINLEAATKRGVVVINAPDGNTITTCEHAFAMMMALARHIPQAYAKTITGVWDKKSFLGVELRGKSLGVLGMGRIGSEVAKRAKAFGMNILAYDPFLTADRAEKLEVKLASVDDIVRGADFITVHTPLTPQTRHMISRPQFEVMKKGMRIVNCARGGVIDEGALVEAIDAGIVAGAAFDVFEKEPPEADHPFLTHPKIIVTPHLGASTVEAQENVAIDVSEQVLHILRSEPFINAVNIPPVAPSVMNKLQPYFNLGEKLGSFASQITKGVINEIHLEFAGDLADVDTQPLNRYIVKGVLSRHFGGDANIVNAMHLAKTSDVNVVVTKASKPKSFTNLITVKLLAEGGEERLVSGTLLQGYGERIVQVGKFPIDIAPEGHQILVSHNDKPGIIGNVGTLLGQNDVNIASMQVGRVVVGGEAVMLLTVDKEVPNEVLVKLAALPEINTATEVVLL
- a CDS encoding polysaccharide deacetylase family protein yields the protein MGKQTAALLMAALLLTSCSGAGGGADNAAAPEGTSAAATQSAIASSAPAGTATAAPADSPQASDSGNDAAASPAAPGSSEPAATASAGPSATPTDAGKQSASGMNADVPVLYHMNKNYDIKPNEESTNKKIVLLTFDDGPKEAKTINAIFDTLEKHHAKAIFFVNGYRIKEHPELLKLIQQRGGIIGNHSWDHIVLKDKPYAEVKQQIEDVQRIVKKVTGETPVFFRPPHGAGGDVGRKVAAENGLLYMTWSNGSLDWTMSEKEENKTGKIVKNVTSQLHSGSNILMHELPWTTEALDTLLTTLEGKGYSFVDPRSIELGTR
- a CDS encoding type II CAAX prenyl endopeptidase Rce1 family protein, which codes for MKKFKFGDIKVKKATPEQLTDRLLLVNLYFTQAITLIIGLVWILFQKRNPFHILNFPEGARFAAWGLGLAVIMLIVDFVLTYIVPEETMDDGGINELLFRGRPIWHIALIAAIVSVCEELLFRGAVQYAFGPYWTSILFAIIHVRYLRHWIPTGWVFASSYGLGLIYIYSGTIWAPILCHFIIDLFSGLVIRYRRES